One window of the Cryptomeria japonica chromosome 7, Sugi_1.0, whole genome shotgun sequence genome contains the following:
- the LOC131040270 gene encoding L-type lectin-domain containing receptor kinase SIT2-like, producing MKDPNSRNTSSSFSTTFVFAIIPFSSDLSRSGQGMAFLITPTKSPVEQSSSHFLGLLNSSTIGKPYNHLFAVEFDTILNNEYLDINDNHVGVDLNDLKSVKSKSAAYWIGSKTQEIDLNGGYNIQAWIDYDHTLQELNVTIVRAGSPRPQKPLISLKNMSLSNIFEEEMYVGFSAATGTVVEDHCVLAWSFSTNGSAPELDLSHLPSLIMRKDSNSRFIAEITIPLVLVLLLMIAAGVFWWKRNKYRDDTEEWEMEYWPHRFSYKDLHIATKGFRDEQVLGCGGFGRVYKGVLPANGLEVAVKSIFKESHEALKEFIAEISSLGRLQHRNLVQIRGYCRRGVKLFIVYEYMPNGSLDKMIFDKTKSVLAWAQRYKILTDVGTGLLYLHEEWDKRVVHRDIKSSNVLLDSEFNGKLGDFGLARLYEHRGDPQTTRVVGTLGYIAPEFLHTGKVAPSADLFSFGILMLEVACGRRPVDPSLDAFQIVMVDWVRELHGKGKLMDAADPNLGGEYAEDEMEKVLKLGLLCCNPKPEARPAIRQVLQIFEGEASVPSFVPYETNGGNSSSTPDTRESYAPTSNSLEGR from the coding sequence ATGAAAGATCCCAACTCCAGAAATACGAGCTCATCATTCAGCACCACCTTCGTGTTCGCAATCATTCCCTTTTCTTCTGATCTTTCACGTAGCGGGCAGGGTATGGCCTTTCTCATAACACCCACCAAGTCTCCAGTGGAACAATCGTCATCTCACTTCCTCGGTTTGCTCAACAGTTCAACCATCGGGAAGCCATACAATCATCTGTTTGCCGTCGAGTTCGACACAATCCTCAACAACGAATACCTAGATATCAATGACAATCATGTCGGTGTGGATCTGAACGACCTCAAGTCTGTTAAGTCTAAATCTGCGGCGTACTGGATTGGCAGCAAGACTCAGGAAATAGATCTCAATGGTGGATACAACATTCAGGCTTGGATCGACTATGATCATACCCTACAGGAATTGAATGTTACAATAGTAAGAGCTGGTTCACCTCGACCCCAAAAGCCTCTTATATCTCTCAAAAATATGAGTCTGTCCAACATATTCGAAGAAGAAATGTACGTTGGTTTCTCTGCAGCAACAGGAACTGTCGTTGAAGACCACTGTGTCCTCGCCTGGAGCTTCAGCACAAATGGATCTGCACCTGAGCTGGATCTATCTCATCTTCCTTCCCTCATTATGCGTAAGGATTCTAACTCCAGATTTATAGCCGAAATTACTATACCTCTGGTACTCGTCTTGTTGCTAATGATTGCTGCAGGAGTTTTTTGGTGGAAGAGAAATAAGTATAGAGACGATACAGAAGAATGGGAGATGGAGTATTGGCCTCACAGGTTTAGCTACAAAGACTTGCATATTGCAACCAAAGGCTTCCGAGACGAACAAGTTTTGGGCTGTGGAGGTTTCGGTCGGGTGTACAAGGGAGTCCTCCCTGCTAACGGCCTTGAAGTTGCTGTAAAATCTATCTTTAAAGAAAGCCACGAAGCCCTGAAGGAATTCATAGCAGAGATTTCAAGTCTTGGGCGTTTACAGCACCGGAATCTTGTACAAATCAGAGGCTACTGCAGGAGGGGAGTAAAGCTATTCATAGTATATGAGTACATGCCAAATGGAAGTCTGGACAAGATGATATTTGACAAGACGAAGAGTGTGTTGGCATGGGCTCAAAGATACAAAATTCTGACGGACGTGGGCACAGGACTGCTGTATCTTCATGAAGAGTGGGATAAAAGGGTAGTGCACAGAGACATCAAATCCAGCAATGTTTTGTTGGATTCTGAATTTAATGGCAAGCTGGGGGACTTCGGGCTTGCTCGTCTGTATGAGCATAGAGGAGACCCACAAACTACTCGTGTGGTAGGTACGCTTGGGTACATCGCACCAGAGTTCCTACACACAGGAAAGGTCGCTCCTAGTGCAGATTTGTTCAGCTTTGGTATCTTGATGTTGGAGGTTGCCTGCGGGAGGAGGCCAGTGGATCCCTCTCTCGATGCTTTCCAGATAGTCATGGTGGACTGGGTGAGAGAGTTGCATGGAAAAGGCAAGCTCATGGATGCAGCAGATCCCAATCTTGGTGGTGAATATGCTGAAGATGAGATGGAAAAGGTGCTAAAATTAGGATTGCTGTGCTGCAATCCTAAGCCGGAGGCGAGACCTGCAATCAGACAGGTATTGCAGATATTTGAAGGGGAAGCGTCTGTTCCCAGTTTTGTTCCTTATGAGACGAATGGAGGTAACAGTAGTTCAACTCCAGACACACGGGAATCTTATGCGCCAACTTCCAACTCTCTAGAGGGACGGTAG